Proteins encoded together in one Lathyrus oleraceus cultivar Zhongwan6 chromosome 5, CAAS_Psat_ZW6_1.0, whole genome shotgun sequence window:
- the LOC127086867 gene encoding peroxisome biogenesis protein 12: MDASSRISKIRSRERERLRGPQWIKTLQGALLSCTYTVLDYAQTGLIAAVFFFKVAKEGVQLPPDRTVCPLCLQKRVNPSVITVSGFVFCYACVFKFVTQYKRCPATMMPATVDQIRRLFHDV, from the exons ATGGACGCCTCTTCAAGAATTTCTAAGATACGTAGCCGTGAACGTGAGAGACTCCGTGGTCCTCAATGGATAAAG ACATTACAGGGAGCATTGCTCAGCTGTACATACACTGTACTTGACTATGCCCAAACCGGTTTGATTGCAGCAGTTTTCTTCTTTAAA GTAGCCAAAGAAGGGGTACAGTTACCGCCAGACAGAACAGTTTGCCCCCTGTGCTTGCAGAAGCGCGTAAATCCATCTGTAATTACGGTTTCAGGTTTCGTCTTCTGCTATGCCTGTGTATTCAAGTTTGTTACTCAG TATAAGCGTTGTCCAGCAACGATGATGCCTGCAACAGTTGACCAGATAAGGAGACTCTTTCATGATGTATAG